The following is a genomic window from Tripterygium wilfordii isolate XIE 37 chromosome 19, ASM1340144v1, whole genome shotgun sequence.
TGAGATGAGCTTGTTGTCTCTCCAGTAGCAATAACTGCCTCTGGATGGCCAACCAATTTCCTTTATTACTGATGAAGGAACTTTCAGATTGAACATCAGTTTTGGAAAATCCTGCATGATTGCCAGATGACTCTTGTTGGTTTATATCAGTCCGATCATCATCAGATACCCTTGCTCTTGAATCCTTTGCATTTATCCTATCATCTGGCCATTTATCTCGCAGGATGTCATCAAACTCCACCTGTTTAGAATTGGCACCCACAATTCCTTTCTCTGTGTTACAATACTTGGTGTTTAAAGATCCATGAATGTCTTCAAGTTTATCCCCATCCTTTGAAGAAATGAGAAATCGACGAGGAACAGCTACTTCTACTGGAAAATCACCGGAACCCCTTGTTTCAAGCTTCTGAAAAAATTCTGGGTTAAGTTCTTTGTCACTTAGGACAGGTGGTTTCTTCTTCAATATTACAACTGCTTTGTCAGGAATGCCTCCACCTCTTTCTTTAGAAGCAGACTCTGAAGTAGAAGTAGCAGTAGATGAATCCTTCACTGATGTCTCTGTTTTCCGGTCACCAGCAGAATCTGATGACTCGGTTTTTTCAGCAAGGTCACCATCTAAAacatgtaagaaaaaaaaaagtaacttaAGATATAAGGATAGGAGATCTGATGGATcaatttggaaaagaaaatataaaagatgCACAAACCATGAGATGAAGCTTTCTTATCATCTGGAGCTCCTTCACAATTCCCAGAAATGTTCTTCCACAGTTGCAATGCTTCTTGCATGCTCTCTCTGACAGGTTTTATCTGTTAAACAAAGTGTATTCGCACAAATAGTTCAAGAAAAAAAtggaactagaaagttagaaaatacaaaaagtTTCAGTCCCTATAATATTATAACGGCACGGTTTTTTCTTAATAAAAATTGCTGGCAAAGAAAGCATTAAACATAGGCCTAAGCAACCAAACCAACACCATCCAACAGATTCATTTTCTCTATCCACAGATCCAGAAATCCTTCCAAACAGATATGATTACCGTTTGGTAAAGAACCAATGAAACTACCTTTTTCGAAGAGACAAGCTACTAAGTTTAGGATTGACGGTAGATAAGTTGAAACTAAGCAAGGTGAAAGTGGAAATGTGATCATGATTTCAAGCTAGGGTGCGAGTCTTGTTCATCATAATACAATTTTGAGAACAGtttaaaaatttaaacaaaGCTCCGCAGAAAAATCAGGATACATCCTGCAGActacaaagaaaaaaaggccTTGGGGAGGTTACCTTATCGAAACGGCAAGTCTCAAGCACTGTCAGTGTGGAAGCTCCTCCATCTGTAACCAATTTGCTTGAATGTAATGCAAAGGCAATTAAAGCATCAGCTGCTGCCTTACGTGTGGCCCAGTCGGCACTTCCAAGACATTCATGAATGCTTTGCAGGAATGTTTCCATACTTTGAGGTGCAATTGCCCCCGCCTGGAAGAAGTTAACAAATTTTAATCCATacctaaaatattaaatattatcaCCATACTATAGGGCATCTAAAAGAATTAAGCATGAAAACTGTATTAATTCTAACTAGTCAACACTACAtctgcacaaaaatatgatcaacCATTGACGCAAATTACAATGATAAAGGAATAACATCAGAAAATAAGAAATGATCAACCACAAACATCACCTTAGTTGGTGCAAAGAGGAATGAAGAAAGTCACTAATTTTAAGAGAATCCTCTGCAAACAGATTAaatcaaaacaatataatttatctttttaGTCCTATGAGTCTATGACTCAATAGCATCATAACAAGCAGCACCTTCCAGCCATTGTTAAATTTGAGACATTCCACATTAAGTGCTCCAGATCAGCTTATCATCTCACAGTTTCTAGAGATCAATCCTTTCAAGCTCACCTATCAAGTAGCTCTCCCCAATCAATCTTCAACAATTCAAGCTTTCATATTTTTTCCAAAAGAAATCAATTAACTCTACTATTCAACCTTTTACGACCTGAATTTATTCTTCCCAGACATTTTTATTTGTTCCTGAGATTTCTCATCAGTCAAGCAAACTATGGATAATAAGCTTTTCATACCAAGGACATCACACACTAGACCACCCAATCAACATTGATCATAAAACccatatataaacacaaaagcATCGATTATCAAACCTGTGACAAGCTCGCCACAACAGGCAACAAAGAAGCCTTTGCCAAGAAATTTTGATTGTTCAATAATTTGCAGATCCTGGGGCACAGCTTTTGAAATGCCTGCCTCGGCGGGTCTGCTGCACCCTCCACCATCTTTGCCATGCACATGGCCGCACCCGATTGCACTACCTTGTTTTGGTCTCCCATGGTCTCAAACAATGGCCTCACAAACAACCCCACCACAGACCCACCTCCATTATCCCCTCCCTCTCCCTTCAAGTAGAGCTTAGCAAGCGACCCAATCGCATCACGGCACGCATCCTTGACGCTGGTGTCAGGATCCTTGAGCTTTTTGACGACATGGGCAATGATCTTAGTCAAATGGGAAAATGTGGAATCAGCATGTAGTTGGCAAGTGAGGGAGAGAAGTCGGAGAGATTCCTTCTTCACATAGGGTTTTGGGTCAGACAGGGAGGTCTCAAAGAGGCAGTTGAGAAGCATTGGGATGGCGTCCGGGGTAAGGGTCTGAATGATGGATTCAAGGTCAGTAATGGCGATCTGGTGAGTATCACGGTCGGAGAGCTTGGAGAGGGATGTAAGGATTCGCTGCTTAAGCTCCACCATTACCAAGTGAGAGGACAGTGAAGAGGACGATGATCTTGCAGGCGTTGAAGACGATTGTTGGTTTTGGTTTGGGGGTTTTGCTTGTTTTGGGGGTTTCACTGCCGGAGTACTCATTGTATTGTGAATACTCGTCACAAAGTCTAACCAGAGAGATGGGTCCTGCAGAGAATGAGAAACCCCAAAGGGTTTTCAATAAATCCAACTGGGTTTTAAGAAAGATTTGATTTTACGCAAGTGAAATCACAGTTAAGAGAAATGGAGACTCCCAAGTCCCAATGCAGCAGAAGAGGAGGAGTGATTATggttttgagaaagaaaatgaagagtGTAAGCTATGATGATTGGAATTGGTTATGGGGTTTAGCCATGTTAAACGAAAGGGTAAAAGTCACAAAAACCCCCTCTGATAGGATCATATCTACATAGATCCTCTCATTTTCTCGTCACAAACACCCCATATGCTTTGTTTTCGTGTCATTACAGGTAGCTCGTGATAATACTAAAACAATGTTATTTTAacttaataaaattagaaaaaaatccTAAATAAAACACTATCTGCTCAAATATCTCAAAattactttttcttcttttcctctcaCTTCAAATCTCCTAAAACACTATTTTCAATGAAAAAATTGGACTTAGCTTCAAAAATCCCCCCCACAAGCTCCAGCCAATCTTCAACGGCTTACTCCAACAATTTTACTTTTATTGACTGCAGTATCTCATCAACAACACTGCAAAAGAAGGCAAATGCTCCTCCAAATCTAATCCCCACAATAATGGGTCTTGAAGAAGTCAGAAGAGAAGTTCACACCTACAATGGAGGAAGAAGTTGCCCTAAATGCGAAGAAGGTgcttagaaaacaaaaaataaaagaagttgTGGTGGATTTTGCTGGGACGGATAAGTGGCAGAGATTCTCCATCCAACCGGTTCGGAGATGGGATGAGTACACCCGTTAAACCCAAGTTGCCCCATTGACATGAGAAGCTGTTGTTGTTATCTTAAATATCAAGCAACAAAGATATATTGAACAATTTCCTGCTTTTCCCTTCTTCATCAAATACCCAAATTAGACCCCTTCTTCCTCTACTCTCACGAGAGACCCAAGTGTCCGCAAGTCAACCACCAATTACATAAATCTTTCCATCCACAACACTGGGTGTGGCGAACTCGCACCCTACACGAATTTTAGGTCAAGAATTCTTTATGCTGAAGCGACATCCGATAGCCCATACTTCGGGTGAAGGGATGTCATAGATGGAATCGTAACTGAATGTGGAGCAAATATGAGGCGTGTAGATATTATTTTGGTAAGGAAAAAGATAAGAATCCAGGTGGGTATTCCACCATTTAACCCACTTTTAATGTTAGTTGTTGGTAAGATCCATCGATTGAGACTAGAGATCCTCAAACTCCAAAGTTTACTTGTGTGCTTACTTGGGTTTAACGGGTGTACTCATCTATTTGTTGCTCTTTTTGGttcaaactcatatatatattataagaaATTCTCTCATATAAGGATTTAAAAAGACAAGTCTTTTATCATTGATTCGAAGGAAATGACTGGTGGGACATGAATGACTAGTGAGACTCATTACTAATCACTGATCAAAaagttatctttattttatatcctTACTTTATCTCCACGTGTAAGAATTCttatgtgtatatatttttgtatgtatgcatgtatatgGTCTATTTGTTACTCTTTAGCTTTCTCCTCATGTAACATGTACACTTTTGGTTCAAACTCATATACGTCTCCGTCTTTACATCTTCAACACACAATATATTATTCTCAATGAACGAGCACAAGgtatcaaaaaaagaaacaccTACAATTGTTTATTATCAACAATCATCTGCACTATGGCTTTCAATACCCCCCCACACTATTGGTCTCAGCAGTTTCCATTGTATCTTCTAACTCACCGACTTCGTCAAGACTCTTGTTCCCGGCTAAGAACTCTAGAGCTGTTACTACATCACTCATCAATGGCCTTGTACTAGCTTCCTCTTGCAGGCACATTGCTGCAACTGCAAGTGCTTGGTAGAGACTCTTCATTGGGTACTTCCCTTCTAGCAATGGATCCGCCATTAACGCAAACTTTTTCCTGTCTTTAAATAGAGGTTGTGACTGTATATAAGCATAGAAAATATAAGTGTTAGTGTCGATAAGAGTTTGTTGATTGTGTTTTAGGAGGTTCGATATGCTTAAGTAACCTACCCAAAGAACTAGATTATGTTCTTCTGTTGGTCTTGAATTGTCGATGACTCGCCTTCCGGTGATTAACTCTAAAAACACGACTCCAAAGCTGTAAACGTCGGATTTCGTTGTCAATTGGCCAGTCGATGCATACTCAGGAGCACAATATCCATAAGTTCCCATCACCCTGGTGGAGACATGAGTTTTATCACCAGTAGGACCAAGCTTTGCAAGACCAAAATCGGAGAGTTTGGGATTGAATTCCTCATCTAATAGTATGTTCGATGCCTTGAAATCGCGGTAGATAACTGGCGGGTTGGCAGTTTCGTGCAAGTATTCAAGCCCTTTTGCTGCTCCTGAAGCAATTTTCATCCTTGTACTCCAATCCAAAGGCTTTCTACCTGGAGCTAAATCTGAATGAAGAGTTCTCAACTGGTCAGATTACAATCACTATGAACATTTCTTTATAAATGACAAGTAGTTCAAAAATAATGTGTAATTTAGATCATACCGAGAAGGTGATCCTCGAGTGAGCCATTGGCCATGTATTCGTAAGCTAATATCCTCTGATCACCATCCGCGCAATATCCAACCAAATTGACGAGGTTAGGGTGGTGAAGAAGACTTAACATCATAACTTCTACGAGAAATTCTCGATTTCCTTGAAATCCATTTCTGTCAAGTTGCTTAACTGCAATAACCTGAGTAAGGATGGATGGTGAATGAAAGTTCATTTTCCACAGCCATGTCTGCTAAGTGTTATACATTCCAGTTCTTATGCAAGATATAGAGATAGAAAAGATAAATGTAAGTACTTGATTTGTGTCTTCAAGGCATCCTTTGTAGACCCTCCCAAAACCACCTTCACCAAGCAGGTTATCATGGTTGAAGTTATTAGTAGAAACGCATAGCTCCCGGAATGTGAAAATATGAGCAGGTATGTTGCCTTTTCCGAGCTTTTTTATTTCGTTGGCAATGTACTTTCGTCTGCTGCTATCTGCAGATTAAAACATGCTGAGTTCATGCAGAAGTAGGCATTGCAATAGCAGAACGATGGTGAAAAATCTTGGTGATGATAATTTGAGAAGATAAACATACCCATGAAGAACATTTGTTTGAGAGCTGGAATATATGGGTAAAATTGGTTCAATTTTAAGATAATGAACATGCTAGTAGTAGATTTCAATTACAAAATATGGTTTGAAAATTTTCACGGGAGTATGGTATGGGTTACTTCAGTATCGTAGCGCCTAGTACTCGAACATTGGCTCGAGACATTTTCTCTACCCCTTCTTACCTCGGAAAAATAGGGACACTTTGTGTCCTTGAACCAATAACCATCTTTCAACTAACCTAACCTCCTCCGTCCCTCGGGACCAACAAAGGGTAGTACAGGAAATGAATATAAGAGAAACCATTGATACTACATACTAATGCTaatacatgaaaaaaaaaaggttgcatCATTGAAAGAAAGCATGAACAGAATAGCTTTTCCCTGAAGAATGAAATCCATAAATAAATGCccaaagagagaggaaaaaaaaaataaaaaatggcagAGGACTTGACCTGTTTTAAAGGAGATGTTGGCAAATGAGGCTAAAGTTTTGGTGTCTTGGTATTCCTTGATGCTTTTCTTCAATGATTTCCTACTTCTTCTTTCCTGTGACATGCAACATGGGAAGCAGCTCATCTTGCTCTCCCTCTGCACATCCCAGGCTcaacaatcatcaaaaaggcCAACTTATCACACCAACAAGTACTGCATTGATAAAATTAAATCCCGGAAACTAGATTAACCGATCCAAATTCTATGTCAGAGGATCTCGCTGAGCTAAAGAAAAATCTTAGCCTTTTGGAAGAAACCAAATGTTTCTTTTCACCCAGGAGATACCATAACTTTTCCTCCCtcattgtgtttttttcttcatctttctccAAAGACAATAATTTTGGATAGGCAAGAGAATTTGTCAACTTTGCTAATTATAGGAACAAGCAAGTGGTTATCTTTGTTCAACCACCTCTTCTATTTTTAGCAATTCTTTTCAGGCAAACTGAGATTTTTAGGATGTGATGTTGCTTCAAAGCTTCAAGAAtatgcactccatttatttctatttctttGCCACTTACAGGGCCAAGGAGAATTCTCCATCGCAACCTCTAAAGCTTGAGTGCACAACTTCTAGACAAAAGCATACTTTATATTAACAATAGAGAATATCCATGAAATAATAAACAATGTCACTTCGCTTCTTGTTTTGAGGtttcctttgtttcttcttttcttccttctctgcTATCAACTGCTGGTTATCTGCCCCTGCTGCAATGTTCAAGCCACAGTTGCCCCTGCTTCAACCATTTATTCTTATGAGTTTCAGTTGCCCATCTCAATCAATTTGGCAATCACCATGAGTGGTGAATCTAATTGTGTGCATGCCCAAGAAGACATGTCCTTTGGTTCCCTCAATTTTAATTCTCAACTTAGCTAAAACCGCTTTAcatatgggaaaaaaaaaaaaaaaaaaaaaaccaggtcTTGTAGACTGAAACCCATATTGGAAAGATGAACATTTAGCTATTTTTCAACAGAATGTATGCTGACAAAAATAATGTGAAGAAAAATGCAATCTCGAATTAATATCTTAAGCAGAGCTAAACTTCATATATGCCAAGTAATGCAGTATTTGTTTGTTTAAACACGAAAAGTACTATTGTCTATAAAACCTCTTCAGTAGAaagaagaggggaaaaaagaTCAAGGGAAGCAAATTCTCTGTACTTCTATTCTTCTACTGGTAAAGCACAATATATAAGGCTTTATTCTCCCACAGTTTCATCAGACTTGTGAGTCGTGACCAAATTTTTTCGCTTTAAGCTTAGCGATCATGTTCTCAAGCCTAGCAACCCGAGCATCAAGTTTGAGTTCTGGAATCTGAATATCAATTTCTGTGATTTCATTCATTCTCCTGTCTTCATCTTCCATGGTCCGCATTGGCCCTCCTATTGCAGCATTGATATCAGTAGTCTCTTTCATCAGGGTTTTTTGCAATTCCATTTCTTTAATAGCTCCATCGTCTACTGCTGCTGAAGTTGAATGATCAAGTGCGCAACCTGCATAACTTCTAACATCATCTTGGTGCCTATTGAAAGACCCCAATACTTCCCCACCAGTGGGTTCTACTTCTGTAACAGAAAACTCTACTTTCACCTGGATACTTTTGGGAGGAAAACCTGGAGGAACATCTGCATCATTATCTCCCTTCCTCCCCATTGCAGCCTCTAACACTTTGTTAGGAGTAAAACATGCATTATCATTGCCAATTTTACCTTTAAGAGCTCTGTCATCTGCTGCTGCTGAAATGGAATAACCTTGTCCTGCATTTGCAGAACTCCTAACATCACGAGCTGTTCTATCAGAGGCACTGTAGTCGTGCCTATCGAAAGATCTTAGTACTTGCCCAGTGGTGGATTCTACTTCATTAACAGAATCACCAACTTTCAACTGCATAATTTTGGGAGGGAAACCTGGAGGAACATAAGGATCATTACCTTCCTTCCTCTCCATTGCAGCCCCTAATACTTTATTAGGAGTAAAACATGCATTGCTATCGTCATTCTTTCCAGTTTTACCTCCAAGAGCTCTGTTGTCTGCTGCTGCTGAAGTTGAAAGACATTTCTTTTGACTAGCATAACAGCTACCGTCAGTAACAGCTACATCAGAAAACCTCTGATGCCTATTGCAAGATCGTGATAGTTCCCCAGTAGAAAActtcaattcttcagcaaaatcCAGCACTTTACCATGGATACTTTTGGGAGGGAAACCCGGAGGAACATCTGCATCATTATCTCCCTTCTTCCCCATTGCAGCCTCTAACTTGTTATTAGTAGTAGTAGGAAAACCAGTAGGATATTCAGTTTTATCCCCATACTTTCTCAGTGCATCTCGTGGCAATTGTTCTGGAGTTAAAGATGCTAGTGGCacatatttcaattttttcctaAAACTTCTTTTTCTCCCAACAACATTCCTGATCAAATCTTTACAATCTAACCATGACTTCTTCCACCAGTTTAAGTATTGAACAGTAACATCAGACTCAAAAAGCCGAGCTGGAACATAAAACTTGTTGGAGAATGTCCTCGCGAAATTGTTCCAAGCAAGTTCAGGTGAGTCATTACATCGAGCAACATTGCCAGGAATGTCCTGATCCATTCCAAATTGCAATGCCACTCGATGTGGGAGGTACTGTTCAATAGAATTTAACCCCACCAACTCAGATGCCCTCACACATAGAGCAAATGATGCAATATCTTCTTCGATTACCTTATCGACATGCAACcactcttctttctctttgtagAACTTTGGGAAGTCCCGGCCACTCACCCTTACAGCATAAGGCCGCCAAAGAAAGCTCTCACCAGCTGTGTCCAACACCAACCTTACATTCTCTATTTTGAGTTTCTTCACCTTATCCCACCGAGCTGCTATAGGATCACCATGTTTGATTGCATTGGGTTTGGGATGCAAATCTAGAAATCTCTCCCATAGCCAAAGCTGAACATATCTCAATGATGAATGCAGGCTAATTTCTAGACATGCATTACTCTCACCAGTCTCAAACACGGTCAAAGCAACAATGGCTTCCTTTAGTAGCCTCAAGTCTCTATAAATGCTAGATAGAACTGCTGGTGCAAGCGCAAAACGAATCCCTCTAGATAAAAGAATAGCTACTGGGAAAACATGATCTTTGATTACCTTGTCAGAATCACTCAGAACAAACCTTGACAGCCACAGTGAAAGAAATGCTTCATGTTCCATTTCCCTATCCACAAACTTCATCATCCACTTCTTTTGGGAATTTGAACCCCTCAAAAGTTGTATCCGCGCTTCATTCAGtttcttttcaatttgtttCAATTCATTGGTTTCAAGAACACAACATGTAGCAGGGGAAATAGGGCGGCCAATGACAGAGTAACCACCCAGAATCATCATGTCTTCCAATGTAACAGTTGCTTCTCCCCAAGGAAAAATGAAGGTATTGGTGTCATGACACCATTTCTCTGCAAtcccaataatcaaatcatctgTTCTCCTGATCCAGCAAGTAGAACTCATGATTGCTTCATAAATACCTGCTTGTTTCCACACAGACTCGTATGTATTATGCAATCTGTAAACCCATGAAAGCCAAACTTTTGTTGGGTATCCCCATCCTCTGAAATTGACTTTCAATGGCCACATTTCAGGCTCAAAATAGGGTGGCAGAGGGGAGGAGCATAGTGAATGAGGAGAGGGAGCTTCTCCAACCTGGCAACTCAAGATGGGTTTTAGAAAATGAGCTTGTCTACGAGTTGGGATATTTTCACCTGTTAAAGACACCATgacctcttctctctcttcaactATGGAGTCTGCCATTGTTTCCTCCATTGATTACCACTAATAGTAAACACTATGGATGACGAAGATGATAATACTAACAGATGGGTGTCTACGGTTTTGCAATGGTTGAACACCAATTGTGGACTCCCTATGGTTCTGCCATTTTTGGGGTTCTAAGCTTTTAATCACTGGACAATCAGCTTAAAAAGGACGAAACTTTGGGTCCATACAAACTGCATGTTCTTTGCTGGTCTCCGTCTGTTTCAAGAAATATGTGAAAGTTGATGGCTTTATGGGTTATGGAAAGGAAATTTTCCTCCTTTCATTTTCTTGGAGAACGAAATTTTCTTGAAGCCCAAGAAAATGGGTTTTTGTTCACTGAGTTAAGGTAGAGCAAAGAGAATCAAAATGGAAGAAGCTGTAGAAAGGCGAAAGCTGAAAGAAATACGAGCAGAAGTCGaagattttgttaatttttgatTCTGCAATGCTGGGTTTCTCCGGGTCGTGAAGGAAGAGCAAAGCACCAGCATGAAAACCTTTCTCCCCTTCCCCCTCCGCCTCCGCCTCCGCCTCCGCCTCCCTGTCTCTCTGTCTTTCTTTACTGCAGTCTGTATTGTACAGTacaacaacctttttttggCATAAAGTAGCCTGAAAAAAGATATCTTGAGGGTATTTGAGTAAAACCACAAACACCTGTCTTAAATTTTGACACGGTATTGGGAATTTGGGATGGGAAGAGCATCCAGAATGGTTTTATTTGTGTACACATTCtaaatttcattaaattataTTCTCTATCTTATTCTCTTTTaagtggcacaatttaattgggtgattgggtccCACAACCTACCCTATTCATCATCACTCCATACgttccaacactctatacttattttctttattttctctttattacttttcatcacctctctcttacttttcatcacatctctcccTTTTTCGcaatctctcttcactattcatcaattatcatacacttcaaagatcaagtatagactaatttttcaagtgtcattttttatcacaagtgtgcatttagtacttaacttatcaagaaagtatcatctcaagtacccattgtgaacatctagctcttaatttatcaagaaagtatcatcttaaGCACtttaaaatcatcccattgtggacgCTCTAACTTATTGCTAAAACTATATTAGAGTACGGACAAAATATATGTGTTTGGATCCGAATTAACTTTTGTTCAAATTTAGATAAATCCGAATCGTATACATTCAATCATTCAAACTAGATATAGTTTTGCCACTGCCTACCTTAGAATTCATGGAGAAAAATAGATACGGACAATATTTTAATAGGCACCAATCTAGGACTACACCATGTTTACCAATCTAGCACTACAACATGATTAGTATTTAATCAATCTACAAAGTACTGCTGCAAAGAACACAATTAAGTCTGGGTTCAATTTTTCATTCAATAGAACATCATATATGATATACATGTATTAAGTTGATCAACCGCATTGGTTATTTTGTTTAGTAGAGTAAGATCAAGCATActgaatccattgtgaaactgAGAAGATGGGCTAAACAAGCCAAATCAAATAACAATGTTATTCAGCATAAATTCTTCAATTACTTGACAATAATAAAACATGCAGAAAACCTTATTCTGGTGAAGCCTCTGTTACAATGTACAACAACCCAAATATTCTCTTTTAGGTTCGTAAGAAACTTGGTAACTCTAGTACGACTTTCCTTAAATCCCACATAGTATAAGCAAAGAGAGATTCCACGACTAAAAATGGCGCAACAACTTCAGTGTACAAAGTTTAGCACATATACAACGGCAACTTTATCAGTTCCTGCTCATCGTCAATGATGCGTTCTTCCTTTTTCCATAATAGATTGTAATACAGCATCCTGCTAGCATCAACGGAAAGTAGATCTCGTGGAAAGTCTTCTGAATGACCATTGATTCCTGGAAAACCATACAACTTGTGATTAAGTTGTGAGCTAAAGGCAGCATCTCTTCTTACATTTACTAACATTGGGAATTAAGATTGCACGGTAGAACAGGATAAATGTTTCGCAAGTCGAAAATGCCATCTGCTAAACAAGTTCAGGGAATTTCATATCATCTGAATATCTGTCTTTATACTGTAAAATATGCAGGTAAAGACGTCAGTAAAACAGAACAAAATGTCAAAGGCTCACAAATCCTCCATGCAAATGCATATATAATCAACCCAagtaaattaaagaaaaagagaaacaacTCCCCATGAACAAGGGTCTCGCAATAGAGGGGACGTTAGGGAAGGGCAAGTTGTGTGCAACGTGTACATCCCTCAGAGTTATCAATTCATCACAAGAGATCAGGCCACTACTTTAATTGAAAAGACTCATCACAGGGATGCAAAATATACGATGTGGAAGAAAATTCTAATGAACAAAAGTTATGCCAAAGAATAGTCGAAGGAAATTAAGTTTTCAACTTTAATTGGA
Proteins encoded in this region:
- the LOC119985347 gene encoding uncharacterized protein LOC119985347 — translated: MEETMADSIVEEREEVMVSLTGENIPTRRQAHFLKPILSCQVGEAPSPHSLCSSPLPPYFEPEMWPLKVNFRGWGYPTKVWLSWVYRLHNTYESVWKQAGIYEAIMSSTCWIRRTDDLIIGIAEKWCHDTNTFIFPWGEATVTLEDMMILGGYSVIGRPISPATCCVLETNELKQIEKKLNEARIQLLRGSNSQKKWMMKFVDREMEHEAFLSLWLSRFVLSDSDKVIKDHVFPVAILLSRGIRFALAPAVLSSIYRDLRLLKEAIVALTVFETGESNACLEISLHSSLRYVQLWLWERFLDLHPKPNAIKHGDPIAARWDKVKKLKIENVRLVLDTAGESFLWRPYAVRVSGRDFPKFYKEKEEWLHVDKVIEEDIASFALCVRASELVGLNSIEQYLPHRVALQFGMDQDIPGNVARCNDSPELAWNNFARTFSNKFYVPARLFESDVTVQYLNWWKKSWLDCKDLIRNVVGRKRSFRKKLKYVPLASLTPEQLPRDALRKYGDKTEYPTGFPTTTNNKLEAAMGKKGDNDADVPPGFPPKSIHGKVLDFAEELKFSTGELSRSCNRHQRFSDVAVTDGSCYASQKKCLSTSAAADNRALGGKTGKNDDSNACFTPNKVLGAAMERKEGNDPYVPPGFPPKIMQLKVGDSVNEVESTTGQVLRSFDRHDYSASDRTARDVRSSANAGQGYSISAAADDRALKGKIGNDNACFTPNKVLEAAMGRKGDNDADVPPGFPPKSIQVKVEFSVTEVEPTGGEVLGSFNRHQDDVRSYAGCALDHSTSAAVDDGAIKEMELQKTLMKETTDINAAIGGPMRTMEDEDRRMNEITEIDIQIPELKLDARVARLENMIAKLKAKKFGHDSQV
- the LOC119985662 gene encoding probable serine/threonine-protein kinase PBL23 — protein: MSCFPCCMSQERRSRKSLKKSIKEYQDTKTLASFANISFKTDSSRRKYIANEIKKLGKGNIPAHIFTFRELCVSTNNFNHDNLLGEGGFGRVYKGCLEDTNQVIAVKQLDRNGFQGNREFLVEVMMLSLLHHPNLVNLVGYCADGDQRILAYEYMANGSLEDHLLDLAPGRKPLDWSTRMKIASGAAKGLEYLHETANPPVIYRDFKASNILLDEEFNPKLSDFGLAKLGPTGDKTHVSTRVMGTYGYCAPEYASTGQLTTKSDVYSFGVVFLELITGRRVIDNSRPTEEHNLVLWSQPLFKDRKKFALMADPLLEGKYPMKSLYQALAVAAMCLQEEASTRPLMSDVVTALEFLAGNKSLDEVGELEDTMETAETNSVGGY
- the LOC119985660 gene encoding microtubule-associated protein TORTIFOLIA1-like; the protein is MSTPAVKPPKQAKPPNQNQQSSSTPARSSSSSLSSHLVMVELKQRILTSLSKLSDRDTHQIAITDLESIIQTLTPDAIPMLLNCLFETSLSDPKPYVKKESLRLLSLTCQLHADSTFSHLTKIIAHVVKKLKDPDTSVKDACRDAIGSLAKLYLKGEGGDNGGGSVVGLFVRPLFETMGDQNKVVQSGAAMCMAKMVEGAADPPRQAFQKLCPRICKLLNNQNFLAKASLLPVVASLSQAGAIAPQSMETFLQSIHECLGSADWATRKAAADALIAFALHSSKLVTDGGASTLTVLETCRFDKIKPVRESMQEALQLWKNISGNCEGAPDDKKASSHDGDLAEKTESSDSAGDRKTETSVKDSSTATSTSESASKERGGGIPDKAVVILKKKPPVLSDKELNPEFFQKLETRGSGDFPVEVAVPRRFLISSKDGDKLEDIHGSLNTKYCNTEKGIVGANSKQVEFDDILRDKWPDDRINAKDSRARVSDDDRTDINQQESSGNHAGFSKTDVQSESSFISNKGNWLAIQRQLLLLERQQAHLMNVLQDFMGGSHDSMVILENRVRGLERVVEDMARDLPVSSGRRGSNFAMGFEGSSNRPLGKYNGYPDYSNGKYNGRVPFGERFLQSDGTASSTRGRGPTWRSHVSDAWDFSAYGASRNGQVGSRRTLGGGPLEGRSPKSENDGDQGGSRRAWDNGVGPVRLGEGPSARSVWQASKDEATLEAIRVAGEDGGTSRTARVGIPEMTAEAMADDNIGQQRDPIWTSWSIAMDALQMGDMDTAYAEVISTGDDLLLVKLMDRSGPVVDQLSNEIANDVLHALGQFLVEQNLFDICLSWIQQLVEVVMENGPDVLGIPMELKKDILVNLHEASSEMEPPEDWEGAAPDQLLLQLATAWEIELQQF